In the genome of Ananas comosus cultivar F153 linkage group 11, ASM154086v1, whole genome shotgun sequence, one region contains:
- the LOC109717176 gene encoding uncharacterized protein LOC109717176: PASFPASPSSSHLRSLRAFFRSPANGAFLPSAALDSLAADLLPPPAPSAHASNNLVVLPWRSHRRGLIVFFPAGENADLIGFLGLSFEGPTPEVRVDEDGDVFKQREGFKHPHHRILKMSVVSASSSNSWFPIADSASPGNPLVEGFLVATTLYSVNWFRVETRVLDSGRETPFLVPLAKQGFDSSVVDACWSPHFEEESAALLESGDLCWFNLDSKCGGKIRVSLGGGADPGEWLSCNFGGQPWIVIVACSKAVALVDLRRTEGYEHKVLARIEMPGLFDVAPSVEKKGSFLAFCKANFNDFHFSVVTEHQLLLFDTRQPLVPVLTWDHGLENPSYIAMFRLSELRPSDEFKWASDSGFAILVGSFWNGEFNLFCYGPKEKGTLTDTTLYAWELPSSFPLTDQVCGDGSSLINELFFRENFSTEYDWQKRKDMVVGFCVVPYNLSSEKTESCGFDLIRVTSCRKLELQRYNAVYNISIERSYNEGGDPPELQDSLICPTSQEGKISSRYDFLNLRYLYGYMNGNLSDALAMHYSQPNHKENKQITLVRDMQELASDTQRCRNLSLSTLIGDASIPTSIFEMASRRILSCLRPDLLPLAFSKYSELFGGSAEYSFEFLEVPSCLQRGEVRPFLVVQPSRRGEKSSSKASPGEGLVGPVIPIPFLLTLQERNIEEKSSFVPREEPGDDLLDLQCKKILKHVYPEISIADIGNCNGWSASEEQQNDKTFFVYEPSNKLICNKTGSMMTEVLDDEKLLKDNTMQASLVPHRDENFATFICGIVDRACSADHGHDLFGSKVSDLSPVKLDFDTPSVTFKPGDQKIYKCLKRQFSKWQESYKPYQDFCTSSKIPKIAQ; this comes from the coding sequence cccgcctCCTTccccgcctcgccctcctcctcccacCTCCGCTCCCTCCGTGCCTTCTTCCGGTCCCCCGCCAATGGCGCCTTCCTCCCCTCAGCCGCCCTCGACTCCCTCGCCGCCGACCTCCTCCCTCCCCCTGCCCCCTCCGCCCACGCATCCAACAACCTCGTCGTCCTCCCATGGCGCAGCCACCGCCGCGGGCTCATCGTCTTCTTCCCCGCCGGCGAAAACGCCGACTTGATCGGTTTCCTAGGTCTCTCGTTCGAGGGCCCGACCCCGGAGGTTAGGGTTGATGAGGATGGCGACGTTTTCAAGCAGAGGGAAGGGTTCAAACACCCTCACCATAGAATTCTCAAGATGTCGGTGGTCTCAGCTTCGTCCTCCAATTCGTGGTTCCCCATAGCCGATTCGGCTTCCCCAGGTAATCCCCTCGTTGAGGGCTTCTTGGTTGCCACCACTCTGTATTCAGTAAATTGGTTTAGGGTCGAGACCAGGGTTTTGGATTCGGGCCGTGAGACGCCGTTCCTGGTGCCTCTGGCGAAGCAGGGTTTTGATAGCTCCGTGGTGGATGCCTGCTGGAGCCCGCATTTTGAGGAGGAGAGCGCGGCTCTGCTGGAAAGCGGCGACCTTTGTTGGTTCAATCTGGACTCGAAGTGCGGAGGGAAGATTAGGGTTTCTCTGGGCGGCGGTGCTGATCCTGGCGAGTGGCTGAGCTGCAATTTCGGCGGGCAACCTTGGATTGTGATTGTCGCTTGTTCCAAAGCTGTTGCTTTGGTTGATCTAAGGCGCACTGAAGGCTATGAGCACAAAGTTTTGGCTCGGATCGAAATGCCGGGTTTGTTTGATGTTGCTCCTTCAGTGGAAAAAAAGGGGAGTTTCCTTGCTTTCTGTAAGGCTAATTTTAATGATTTCCATTTCTCGGTGGTGACCGAACACCAATTGCTCCTCTTTGATACACGGCAGCCGTTAGTGCCTGTATTGACGTGGGATCACGGCCTCGAGAACCCTAGCTATATTGCCATGTTTAGGCTGTCGGAATTGAGGCCATCGGATGAGTTCAAATGGGCTTCAGATTCAGGGTTTGCTATATTGGTGGGCTCTTTTTGGAACGGCGAGTTTAATCTCTTCTGCTATGGGCCTAAGGAGAAAGGAACTCTGACTGATACTACCCTATATGCTTGGGAGCTCCCCTCATCTTTTCCTTTGACTGATCAGGTCTGTGGGGATGGCAGCAGTCTTATAAATGAATTATTCTTTCGAGAGAATTTCTCAACCGAGTATGACTGGCAAAAAAGGAAAGACATGGTTGTTGGCTTCTGCGTTGTCCCATACAACCTTTCCTCGGAGAAAACAGAGTCATGTGGCTTTGATTTAATTCGTGTAACCTCATGCAGAAAGTTGGAGTTACAAAGATATAATGctgtatataatatatctatcgAGAGGTCCTATAATGAAGGAGGAGATCCACCAGAGCTCCAGGATTCACTCATATGCCCAACAAGTCAGGAAGGTAAAATATCCAGTAGATATGATTTCTTGAATTTACGGTACCTCTATGGATATATGAACGGCAATCTTTCCGATGCATTAGCCATGCATTATTCCCAACCCAATCACAAGGAAAACAAGCAAATCACTTTGGTTCGTGACATGCAAGAACTTGCAAGCGACACACAAAGATGCCGTAATTTATCACTTTCTACTTTGATAGGTGATGCCAGCATCCCAACTAGCATATTTGAAATGGCATCGCGGAGAATATTGAGTTGTCTTCGGCCAGATCTTTTGCCTCTGGCCTTCTCAAAATATTCAGAACTATTTGGTGGTTCTGCAGAGTATTCTTTTGAATTTCTTGAAGTTCCTAGCTGTTTGCAGCGCGGTGAAGTGCGGCCTTTCCTCGTCGTACAACCTTCACGAAGAGGAGAGAAGTCATCGAGTAAAGCATCACCTGGGGAGGGTCTTGTTGGCCCGGTTATACccattccttttcttcttaCCCTTCAAGAAAGGAATATAGAGGAGAAAAGTTCGTTTGTTCCAAGAGAAGAGCCTGGTGACGACTTGTTAGACCTTCAATGCAAAAAGATTCTTAAGCATGTGTACCCTGAAATCTCTATTGCCGACATTGGAAACTGCAATGGATGGTCTGCATCGGAAGAGCAGCAAAATGACAAAACATTTTTTGTTTATGAACccagtaataaattaatttgtaataaaactGGTAGCATGATGACAGAGGTGCTAGATGATGAGAAATTACTAAAAGACAACACGATGCAAGCCAGTTTGGTTCCGCACAGAGATGAAAATTTTGCCACGTTTATATGTGGAATTGTAGATAGGGCGTGTTCTGCAGATCATGGGCATGATTTATTTGGATCGAAAGTGTCTGATCTGAGCCCAGtgaaattagattttgataCTCCTAGTGTTACATTTAAACCAGGTGATCAGAAAATCTATAAGTGCTTGAAGAGACAGTTTTCAAAATGGCAGGAGAGTTATAAACCATATCAAGATTTCTGTACTTCGTCCAAAATACCGAAGATAGCTCAGTGA